A region of Gammaproteobacteria bacterium DNA encodes the following proteins:
- the rplX gene encoding 50S ribosomal protein L24: protein MLRIKKGDEVVVITGKDKGRKGTVNRVFDDGRVLVDNVNMVKKHQKPNPQAGVAGGILEKEAPIHASNVMLFNPATGRGDRVGYKTLEDGRKVRYFKSNGEVVDI from the coding sequence ATGCTGCGCATAAAGAAAGGTGACGAGGTCGTCGTCATTACCGGTAAGGACAAAGGGCGCAAGGGAACCGTCAACCGGGTCTTCGACGACGGGCGGGTGCTGGTGGATAACGTCAATATGGTGAAGAAGCACCAGAAACCAAATCCCCAGGCGGGTGTGGCGGGCGGCATCCTCGAGAAAGAGGCGCCGATTCACGCATCCAACGTGATGCTTTTCAATCCGGCGACCGGCAGAGGTGACCGAGTGGGTTACAAGACGCTGGAAGACGGAAGAAAGGTCCGGTACTTCAAATCCAACGGTGAAGTGGTAGATATCTAG
- the rplN gene encoding 50S ribosomal protein L14, with translation MIQMQTILDAADNSGARKVQCIKVLGGSHRRYAGIGDIIKVSVKDAIPRGKVKKGDVYNAVVVRTAKGVRRQDGSLVRFDSNAAVLLNNQNQPIGTRIFGPVTRELRGEQFMKIISLAPEVL, from the coding sequence ATGATTCAAATGCAGACAATTCTCGACGCTGCTGACAACAGTGGCGCGCGCAAGGTGCAGTGCATCAAGGTGCTGGGTGGTTCGCACAGACGATATGCCGGCATCGGCGACATCATCAAGGTCAGTGTTAAGGACGCGATTCCCAGAGGGAAAGTGAAAAAGGGCGATGTCTATAACGCGGTGGTTGTCAGGACGGCGAAGGGTGTTCGGCGTCAGGATGGATCCCTGGTGCGATTCGACAGCAATGCAGCGGTGCTGCTGAACAACCAGAATCAGCCCATCGGAACCCGGATTTTCGGTCCCGTGACCAGAGAGCTTCGTGGCGAGCAGTTCATGAAAATCATTTCTCTTGCACCCGAAGTGCTTTGA
- the rpsQ gene encoding 30S ribosomal protein S17, producing the protein MSEENKVERMVVGKVVSDKMEKSATVLIERYVRHPVYGKYIRRSTKLHVHDEDNTCRVGDTVRIKECRPVSRTKTWSLVEVVGKAAE; encoded by the coding sequence ATGTCTGAAGAGAATAAGGTAGAGCGCATGGTCGTTGGTAAGGTCGTCAGCGACAAAATGGAGAAGTCGGCGACCGTGTTAATCGAGAGATACGTGCGTCATCCGGTATACGGAAAGTACATTCGTAGATCGACGAAGCTCCACGTGCACGATGAGGACAACACCTGTCGCGTTGGCGATACCGTCAGGATCAAGGAATGCCGGCCCGTATCCAGAACCAAAACCTGGTCTCTGGTCGAGGTGGTCGGGAAGGCAGCAGAGTAG
- the rplF gene encoding 50S ribosomal protein L6, whose translation MSRIAKQPVAVPSGVQVTLEGQRVSVKGPKGTTELSVHESVSVEQDGEGFKFSSKQGSMALAGTMRSLLNNAVRGVSQGFEKKLELVGVGYRAQAQGSKLNLTLGFSHPVEYTVPEGISIETPSQTEILIKGIDKQKVGQAAAEIRAYRPPEPYKGKGVKYADEHIVRKEAKKK comes from the coding sequence ATGTCCAGAATTGCCAAACAGCCCGTGGCCGTACCTTCCGGCGTCCAGGTGACCCTTGAGGGGCAGCGAGTGTCCGTCAAGGGACCTAAGGGAACGACGGAATTGTCCGTGCATGAATCCGTATCGGTCGAACAGGACGGCGAAGGATTCAAGTTTTCGTCAAAGCAGGGTTCGATGGCACTGGCAGGGACGATGCGTTCCCTGCTCAACAATGCGGTTCGCGGGGTTAGTCAGGGGTTCGAAAAGAAACTCGAACTGGTCGGTGTGGGTTATCGTGCCCAGGCGCAGGGCAGCAAACTGAACCTTACCCTCGGTTTCTCGCACCCTGTCGAGTATACCGTTCCGGAGGGAATTTCGATCGAGACGCCGAGCCAGACCGAGATTCTGATCAAGGGCATCGACAAGCAGAAGGTCGGGCAGGCAGCCGCCGAGATCAGGGCGTACCGGCCGCCGGAGCCGTACAAGGGTAAGGGCGTCAAGTACGCCGATGAACATATCGTTCGTAAGGAAGCCAAGAAGAAATAG
- the rpsC gene encoding 30S ribosomal protein S3, translating into MGQKVHPTGFRLGISTDWTSKWYAQGRQYAEILADDLSVRAYLKKRLSQASVGRIQIERPANAAYITIRTARPGVVIGKKGEDVEALRKEVAQRMKLPLGNVKINIEEVRKPEIDAQLVAEGVAQQLERRIMFRRAMKRAVGNAMRLGALGVKINVAGRLNGAEIARSEWYREGRVPLHTLRAEIDYGFSEARTTYGVIGIKVWIFKGEVFGLEPTTENAAKH; encoded by the coding sequence ATGGGACAGAAAGTACACCCGACCGGATTCCGGCTTGGCATATCGACGGACTGGACGTCCAAGTGGTATGCGCAGGGCAGGCAGTATGCCGAGATACTGGCTGACGATCTGTCGGTCAGGGCGTACCTGAAGAAACGCCTGTCCCAGGCATCGGTCGGACGGATCCAGATCGAACGGCCCGCCAATGCGGCGTATATCACCATTCGCACCGCCCGACCCGGTGTCGTTATCGGCAAGAAGGGCGAGGACGTCGAGGCGCTGAGGAAAGAAGTCGCGCAGCGCATGAAGTTGCCGCTGGGTAATGTGAAGATCAATATCGAGGAAGTCAGGAAACCGGAAATTGACGCCCAGCTTGTGGCCGAGGGTGTGGCGCAGCAACTCGAGCGCAGGATCATGTTCCGGCGCGCGATGAAGCGAGCGGTTGGCAATGCGATGCGGCTCGGGGCACTGGGCGTAAAGATCAATGTCGCGGGACGCTTGAACGGTGCCGAGATCGCCCGCTCTGAATGGTACAGGGAGGGGCGTGTCCCTTTGCATACGCTCAGGGCCGAAATTGACTACGGTTTCTCCGAGGCACGTACGACGTACGGCGTCATCGGCATCAAGGTCTGGATCTTCAAGGGCGAGGTCTTCGGTCTGGAGCCGACGACGGAAAACGCGGCCAAGCACTAG
- the rplE gene encoding 50S ribosomal protein L5 has product MSRLQALYSQSIRADLKQKLGHKSDMQIPRITKISLNMGVGKAVGDKKLIDHAVADMTRIAGQKPVVTKARKSVAGFNIREGWPIGCKVTLRRARMYEFLDRLITIAIPRIRDFRGLSTKSFDGRGNYSMGVTEQIIFPEIDYDKIESLRGMNITISTSTNSNEEAKALLEAFNFPFRK; this is encoded by the coding sequence ATGTCCAGACTCCAGGCGCTGTATTCCCAGTCGATCAGGGCGGATCTTAAGCAGAAGCTCGGGCATAAGAGCGACATGCAGATTCCGCGGATCACAAAGATCAGCTTGAACATGGGGGTCGGCAAGGCAGTGGGCGACAAGAAACTGATCGATCACGCCGTTGCCGACATGACCCGGATCGCAGGTCAGAAACCTGTCGTAACCAAGGCGAGAAAGTCGGTGGCCGGCTTCAATATCCGTGAAGGCTGGCCGATCGGCTGCAAGGTGACGCTCAGGCGAGCCAGGATGTATGAGTTCCTGGATCGGCTGATTACGATTGCGATTCCCCGTATTCGGGATTTTCGGGGTCTCAGCACGAAGTCGTTCGATGGACGGGGTAACTACAGCATGGGTGTGACGGAGCAGATTATCTTCCCTGAGATCGACTACGACAAGATCGAGTCGCTGCGCGGCATGAATATCACGATTTCGACGTCGACGAATTCGAACGAGGAAGCCAAAGCGCTGCTGGAGGCGTTCAACTTCCCGTTTCGTAAATAG
- the rpsN gene encoding 30S ribosomal protein S14, translating into MAKVSMVERERKRAHTVKKYAARRAEMKSIIGNPGTGYEERQAAVLALQKLPRNSSPTRMRNRCALSGRPRGYYRKFGLARNMLRKAAMKGDVPGLVMSSW; encoded by the coding sequence ATGGCCAAGGTGTCCATGGTAGAAAGAGAGCGCAAGCGAGCCCATACCGTGAAAAAGTACGCTGCCAGACGCGCGGAAATGAAATCGATTATCGGTAACCCCGGGACCGGTTACGAGGAGCGGCAGGCGGCGGTTCTCGCCCTCCAGAAGCTGCCCCGAAACTCAAGTCCGACGCGAATGCGAAACCGATGCGCTCTGTCGGGTAGACCCAGGGGTTACTACCGGAAATTCGGCCTCGCACGCAACATGCTTCGGAAAGCCGCGATGAAAGGGGATGTACCCGGACTGGTCATGTCCAGTTGGTAG
- the rpsH gene encoding 30S ribosomal protein S8 — protein sequence MGMSDPLSDMLTRIRNGQQAYKSEVTMPSSKLKLAVAEVLRDEGYIRGFETTEESGKPMLKVALKYYLGRPVIENLKRVSRPGLRIYRSKQDVPTVIGGLGVAVVSTSKGLMTDKAARAAGIGGEVLCIVE from the coding sequence ATGGGTATGAGTGATCCACTGTCAGACATGCTGACGCGTATTCGAAACGGGCAGCAGGCTTACAAGAGCGAGGTGACGATGCCGTCGTCGAAGCTCAAGCTGGCTGTTGCGGAAGTCCTCCGGGACGAGGGATACATCCGCGGTTTCGAAACGACCGAGGAAAGCGGCAAGCCGATGCTGAAGGTTGCCTTGAAATACTATCTCGGGAGACCCGTGATCGAGAATTTGAAACGAGTCAGCAGGCCCGGCTTGCGTATCTACCGGAGCAAGCAGGATGTACCCACTGTGATTGGTGGTCTGGGGGTGGCCGTGGTAAGCACCTCGAAAGGTCTGATGACAGATAAAGCCGCACGCGCCGCAGGTATCGGTGGCGAAGTGCTTTGTATCGTAGAGTAA
- the rpmC gene encoding 50S ribosomal protein L29, with amino-acid sequence MKIDEMRGKNDEELRDELHALRREQFNLRMQRGTGQFARNDQFSRVRKSIARIKTVLNERTRRINADV; translated from the coding sequence ATGAAGATTGACGAGATGCGAGGCAAGAACGACGAAGAACTCCGGGACGAACTGCACGCGCTTCGACGGGAACAGTTCAACCTGCGCATGCAGCGGGGCACCGGTCAGTTCGCGAGGAACGACCAGTTTTCCAGGGTGAGGAAGAGCATTGCCCGAATTAAGACGGTTTTGAACGAGCGCACACGACGGATCAATGCAGATGTCTGA
- the rplP gene encoding 50S ribosomal protein L16, translating to MLQPKRTKFRKQQKGRNRGMASVANKVSFGEYGLKTLETGRITARQIEAARRAMTRHVKRGGKIWIRIFPDVPVTKKPLEVRQGKGKGNVEYWVAKVQPGRMLYEMEGVAENVAREAFRRAAAKLPVRTAFVERTLM from the coding sequence ATGTTGCAGCCAAAGCGAACGAAGTTCCGCAAACAGCAGAAAGGTCGCAACCGTGGCATGGCCAGCGTTGCCAACAAGGTCAGCTTCGGCGAATACGGGCTGAAGACGCTGGAAACGGGGCGGATCACGGCCAGGCAGATCGAGGCGGCCCGGCGCGCTATGACGCGTCATGTCAAGCGCGGCGGAAAGATCTGGATAAGGATCTTTCCAGATGTGCCCGTTACCAAGAAACCCCTGGAAGTCAGGCAGGGAAAGGGAAAGGGTAACGTCGAATACTGGGTGGCCAAGGTGCAGCCGGGCAGGATGCTGTACGAGATGGAAGGGGTCGCGGAGAACGTGGCAAGAGAAGCGTTTCGCAGGGCCGCTGCCAAACTTCCTGTCAGGACTGCATTTGTCGAACGAACCTTGATGTAG